Proteins encoded by one window of Desulfobulbaceae bacterium:
- a CDS encoding response regulator, producing MKFTLKTRMTSAISLLFLCLMCATSFLVLSMFKQQLTEIISTEQFSLLSEIADSLEDKLFLAQSQLTNTTSLISAETIASGDTAQDFLDHHPGLHKAFDNHIFLFSPEGKIIAESPFSPNRRGKDFSFRPYLKDTLATSAPVISDPYITSQAHKHPVIMMTAPVFDREGKIIAILAGSIDLMRSNMLGKISEKRIGKTGYLSLITADRIVIMHPDKAMIFKEMPNGKNILFDQAIDGFEGTKENITASGIAMLTSVKRLKVRNWILSANYPQAEAYVLITRAVKILLAGIMIITLTAIVIIRYFSQYLTTPLLALTQHVAELDNKKGEARLFHTTAEDETGTLARTFNSMLEKLDRQQAELQKSEEIYRTVTVFATDFIFWRAPSKEMLFVSHNCAELTGYSEEEFLSDPGLLDMIFHPEDRERWANHTHPTDENNKEIALEFRIVTKTGQVRWVSHVCTEIHDNSGKFLGLRGSLTDIMALKHAADEQEKLKSQLTQSQKMESIGILAGGVAHDFNNILSIIIGYSELLLMDLDQNAPTRGKIQCIMEAGHRAAELTRQLLAFSRKQTIQMAPCSLNQLVQNLTKMLGRMIGEDISLEVRTAAKNDTVLLDSGQMEQVLLNMAVNARDAMPTGGSLILETENRELDDAYVSTHDGVLPGQHVVLSVSDTGEGMDRKTQEKIFDPFFTTKERGKGTGLGLSMVYGIIKQLGGHIFVYSELGRGTTLKIFLPVVDRSVEKTIEPSPTITLPHGHETILVVDDESSIRTLVTDILRPLGYTILEAGNGAEALELSDSFDGQIDILLTDVIMPGLNGRELAEAITTKRPETKILYMSGYTDNAIAHHGVLDQGIILIEKPITANKLTSVLFGPPHRRLDLR from the coding sequence ATGAAGTTCACCTTAAAAACCAGGATGACCTCCGCCATCTCGCTACTGTTCCTGTGCCTGATGTGCGCCACATCCTTCCTGGTTCTATCGATGTTCAAGCAGCAGCTCACAGAAATTATTTCGACCGAACAGTTCTCCTTGCTCTCCGAAATTGCAGACTCACTTGAGGACAAGCTCTTCCTTGCCCAATCCCAACTCACCAACACAACCTCCTTGATCTCAGCTGAAACCATTGCCTCAGGCGATACAGCCCAGGATTTTCTGGATCATCACCCAGGGTTGCACAAGGCCTTTGACAATCACATCTTTCTCTTTTCACCAGAAGGGAAAATCATTGCCGAATCCCCATTCAGTCCCAATCGGCGAGGAAAAGATTTTTCTTTCCGACCCTATCTTAAAGACACCCTTGCCACCTCAGCGCCTGTAATCTCCGATCCCTATATCACCTCCCAGGCCCACAAGCACCCGGTGATTATGATGACCGCTCCGGTTTTTGACCGTGAAGGCAAGATCATTGCCATCCTCGCTGGCAGTATTGATCTGATGAGAAGCAATATGCTAGGCAAGATCTCGGAAAAAAGGATTGGCAAAACCGGCTATCTCTCCCTGATCACGGCGGACAGAATCGTGATCATGCACCCGGACAAGGCCATGATCTTCAAAGAGATGCCCAACGGGAAAAACATCCTGTTTGATCAGGCCATTGATGGCTTTGAAGGCACGAAGGAGAACATTACTGCGTCCGGCATAGCAATGCTTACCTCAGTCAAACGCCTGAAAGTGCGAAACTGGATCCTATCCGCAAATTACCCTCAGGCTGAGGCCTATGTCCTGATCACTCGTGCCGTCAAGATCCTTCTGGCCGGAATAATGATCATCACCCTGACGGCTATCGTTATCATTCGCTATTTCAGCCAATATCTAACCACCCCCCTATTAGCGCTCACCCAGCATGTGGCAGAGCTGGATAACAAAAAAGGAGAGGCCCGACTGTTCCACACCACGGCAGAAGACGAAACCGGTACCCTGGCCAGAACCTTCAATTCCATGCTCGAAAAACTTGATCGGCAGCAGGCAGAATTACAAAAAAGCGAAGAGATCTACCGCACCGTCACCGTATTCGCTACCGACTTCATCTTCTGGCGGGCACCAAGTAAGGAGATGCTCTTCGTCTCCCACAATTGTGCAGAACTCACCGGATATTCAGAAGAAGAGTTCCTCTCTGATCCTGGCCTCTTGGATATGATCTTCCACCCGGAAGACCGGGAGCGATGGGCCAACCATACGCATCCCACCGACGAAAACAACAAGGAAATCGCCTTGGAATTCCGGATCGTCACCAAAACAGGCCAAGTCCGCTGGGTCAGCCATGTCTGCACAGAAATACATGACAACTCGGGTAAATTCCTTGGCTTACGAGGGAGCCTTACCGACATCATGGCGCTAAAACACGCGGCAGATGAACAGGAAAAACTAAAGAGCCAGCTTACCCAATCCCAAAAGATGGAATCCATCGGCATCCTGGCCGGCGGGGTTGCCCACGACTTCAACAACATCCTCTCTATCATTATCGGCTACAGCGAGTTGTTACTAATGGATCTGGACCAAAATGCCCCGACTAGAGGAAAGATCCAGTGCATCATGGAGGCCGGGCACAGGGCCGCCGAACTCACCAGACAACTCCTGGCCTTCAGCCGAAAACAAACGATACAGATGGCGCCCTGCAGCCTGAATCAGCTCGTCCAGAATCTAACCAAAATGCTGGGCAGGATGATCGGGGAAGATATCTCCCTGGAGGTCCGTACCGCAGCAAAAAATGACACCGTACTCCTTGATTCCGGGCAGATGGAACAAGTCCTGCTGAACATGGCGGTCAACGCCAGAGACGCAATGCCCACAGGCGGCAGCCTGATCCTTGAAACGGAAAATCGGGAACTTGACGATGCCTATGTCAGTACCCACGACGGGGTACTGCCAGGCCAACACGTAGTGCTTTCAGTGAGTGATACCGGGGAGGGCATGGACCGGAAAACCCAGGAAAAAATCTTTGATCCATTCTTCACCACTAAGGAACGGGGGAAAGGCACCGGTCTGGGACTGTCCATGGTCTATGGCATCATTAAACAACTCGGCGGCCACATTTTTGTGTACAGCGAACTGGGCAGGGGCACTACCCTGAAAATTTTCCTGCCGGTTGTCGACCGTTCAGTCGAAAAAACTATTGAACCATCCCCCACAATAACACTCCCCCATGGCCACGAAACCATCTTGGTGGTAGATGACGAGTCCTCGATCAGAACTCTGGTCACAGATATCCTGCGACCTCTTGGCTACACAATACTGGAAGCGGGCAATGGAGCTGAGGCCTTAGAACTCAGCGACTCCTTTGACGGACAGATCGACATCCTGCTGACCGATGTCATCATGCCCGGCCTCAACGGACGGGAACTCGCTGAGGCCATCACGACCAAAAGACCAGAAACCAAAATCCTCTACATGTCCGGCTACACGGATAACGCCATCGCCCATCACGGTGTCCTGGATCAGGGCATCATCCTCATTGAAAAGCCCATTACAGCGAATAAACTTACTAGTGTGCTGTTCGGCCCCCCCCATAGAAGATTAGATCTGAGATAG
- a CDS encoding HAD family hydrolase has product MKQVKAVVFDLDGTLLDTLDDLADSMNDVLARLDFPVHLRDQYRYFVGDGMENLARRVLPEVDRTDEMVRRVSDEMRVEYQGRWADRTKPYDGIVELLELLSRRGYILNILSNKPDEFTCLMADHFFAGFPWAQVRGARIGVPRKPDPAGAFAIARELDLDPCQFLYLGDTNTDMITASSAGMYPIGVLWGFRTRSELEQFGAKTLLAHPLEFLTAIDVNVHRAPHLLRSLANSLSC; this is encoded by the coding sequence ATGAAGCAGGTTAAGGCTGTTGTCTTCGATCTTGACGGAACCCTTCTTGATACTCTGGATGATCTTGCCGACTCGATGAATGATGTCTTGGCGCGTCTTGATTTTCCTGTTCACTTGCGAGACCAGTATCGATATTTTGTCGGTGATGGGATGGAAAACTTAGCCCGCCGTGTTTTGCCTGAGGTTGATCGGACGGATGAGATGGTTCGGCGGGTAAGTGATGAGATGCGGGTTGAGTATCAAGGTCGGTGGGCAGACCGGACTAAGCCTTACGACGGCATTGTTGAGTTGCTCGAACTATTGTCACGTCGTGGTTATATCCTTAATATTCTGTCGAATAAACCTGACGAGTTTACTTGTCTGATGGCAGATCATTTTTTTGCCGGCTTCCCGTGGGCTCAGGTTCGCGGCGCTCGGATAGGGGTGCCGCGGAAGCCAGATCCTGCCGGAGCCTTTGCCATTGCCAGGGAGCTTGATCTTGACCCTTGTCAGTTCCTCTATCTCGGGGATACTAATACTGACATGATCACGGCGAGTTCCGCGGGTATGTATCCGATTGGGGTGCTCTGGGGGTTTCGGACCCGGAGTGAACTTGAACAGTTCGGCGCCAAGACGCTCTTAGCTCATCCTCTCGAGTTCCTTACTGCAATTGATGTAAACGTTCACCGGGCACCCCATTTGCTTCGCAGTCTCGCAAACTCGCTTAGCTGTTAG
- a CDS encoding manganese-dependent inorganic pyrophosphatase gives MSIYVVGHKSPDTDSVASAIAYAAFKKAQGVDATPAMQGELNPESKLVLDRFGFAAPEIMTDAAGKQLILVDFSDIAQGPANMSDVVEVVDHHKIGDVTTNSPIFFYAKPVGCTCTVINEIFKTNGIAIDKNIAGIMTAAILSDTVNFKSPTCTPEDKVAVKELAATAGITDTDSLFMDMLKSKSAIDGIPIKDLLNRDYKDFDMNGKKVGIGQLELATLDQAAAVRADLVKAMETLKAEGRHSVLFMLTDVVKEGTDLLIVSEDNALIEKAFNGKLDNGSMWVPGMMSRKKQTVPPLQKAFGC, from the coding sequence ATGTCAATTTACGTTGTAGGGCACAAGAGCCCGGATACCGATTCAGTAGCCTCAGCGATTGCCTATGCTGCTTTTAAAAAAGCCCAGGGCGTTGACGCTACCCCGGCTATGCAAGGCGAGCTGAACCCCGAGAGCAAGCTGGTTCTGGACAGGTTCGGTTTTGCTGCCCCGGAGATCATGACTGACGCCGCCGGCAAACAACTCATTCTGGTAGACTTCAGCGACATCGCCCAGGGTCCTGCCAATATGTCTGACGTTGTCGAAGTGGTTGACCATCACAAGATCGGCGATGTGACTACCAACAGCCCGATTTTCTTCTACGCTAAACCAGTTGGCTGTACCTGCACCGTTATCAACGAAATTTTCAAGACCAATGGCATTGCTATTGACAAGAATATTGCCGGAATCATGACCGCTGCGATCTTAAGCGATACCGTTAACTTTAAGTCTCCTACCTGCACCCCGGAAGACAAAGTTGCTGTTAAAGAATTAGCTGCTACCGCAGGAATCACCGATACCGATTCACTGTTCATGGACATGCTCAAATCAAAATCCGCTATCGACGGCATCCCGATCAAGGATCTCCTCAATCGTGACTACAAGGATTTCGACATGAATGGCAAAAAAGTTGGCATCGGCCAGCTCGAACTTGCCACCCTTGATCAAGCAGCCGCCGTACGCGCCGACCTGGTCAAAGCAATGGAAACCCTGAAGGCTGAAGGACGTCACTCCGTCCTCTTCATGCTCACCGATGTCGTCAAGGAAGGCACCGACCTGCTGATTGTATCCGAAGACAACGCACTCATCGAGAAGGCATTCAACGGCAAACTGGACAACGGGTCCATGTGGGTTCCAGGCATGATGAGCCGCAAGAAACAAACCGTTCCGCCGCTGCAAAAGGCTTTTGGTTGCTAA
- a CDS encoding LTA synthase family protein: MNPTPFIRHHSTQLIISLLLFVLLLPLIIHGLLWGWSAAGVISSLGSAALIALLTYRSPPLIIALTLVFWSIIQSVTVELVLAVGRMPSVTDAIYLVDRTMVQQSLQGNGLTHPAFLLAMLTGSLGLTGIRLLSRPTPRSLGFRNICLAVILLSPLHMITRQWDLAAPPWKQYDILHKLVVETTSKYIFNNQTTDIAWASVQARKLTSLDLQGTRLINQGKARNVLLIVLEGISGADIDQIREHQGYPSDQKPMPQLSALAQEYDAMHIPDFVVHNHQTIRGLYSLLCGDYPKLDFSTPKATELLTFKEIRTSCLPAQLANYGFSTHFLQAAELAFMSKDKVMPHIGFETTRGRESITPLPGEGDEITWGWDDKAFFSGSIQAIQQLQEQERPWFLTLLTVGTHQPYGAPQSYLERYPSPILAAIAFLDESASHFLTQLKEMGVFENTLVIITSDEARGNELRMGSAWGISMIIAPEHEELPAFKEGVYGHIDLAASVLDYFSLPMTPGISGRSMFRNYDQGREILSYTNGFNRHLNSAGNLEECNFQRVCREYDQGYRFNIPQAPELRRFSDTKAKKQFALVEALNRSVLQPDDEQNFLFANGDIRQLKPTVMNDWTDNLIGAQYLDFGKGTRTSVSLRITAVQTDNQGAALKLSLKEFDKDSSAQPPELPLLHTGEEMSINFDIDNPTGRRGFSFHLLGEGYGEIQIDEFRVNTRPITAPPAATNAPDATSSHAKKRT, from the coding sequence GTGAACCCAACCCCCTTCATCAGACATCACTCCACACAACTGATTATTTCATTACTGCTTTTCGTGCTCCTGCTACCGCTCATCATTCACGGATTACTCTGGGGCTGGTCTGCCGCAGGAGTAATCTCATCTTTAGGCAGCGCCGCTCTTATCGCCCTACTTACCTACCGCAGCCCCCCCCTCATTATCGCTCTCACCCTCGTTTTCTGGAGCATCATCCAAAGCGTCACCGTGGAACTTGTTCTTGCCGTAGGACGAATGCCCAGCGTCACCGATGCCATTTACCTTGTGGACCGCACTATGGTTCAGCAGTCCTTACAAGGCAACGGCCTGACTCACCCAGCCTTTCTGCTGGCGATGCTCACCGGCAGTCTCGGTTTAACAGGCATACGCCTTCTTTCAAGACCTACACCCCGTTCATTAGGGTTTCGCAATATCTGTTTGGCAGTAATTCTGCTCTCTCCCCTGCATATGATAACTCGACAATGGGATTTGGCCGCACCGCCCTGGAAGCAGTATGATATTCTGCACAAACTTGTCGTGGAAACAACCTCCAAATACATCTTCAACAACCAAACGACAGACATCGCCTGGGCCAGTGTCCAAGCAAGAAAACTCACCAGCCTGGACCTGCAAGGAACTCGACTGATCAACCAAGGCAAGGCACGAAATGTCCTCCTTATTGTACTTGAAGGAATTTCGGGGGCCGATATCGATCAAATCAGAGAACACCAAGGCTATCCGTCCGATCAAAAGCCCATGCCCCAACTCAGTGCCCTGGCCCAAGAGTACGACGCCATGCACATCCCGGACTTCGTAGTCCATAACCATCAAACCATACGCGGACTGTACTCATTACTCTGCGGAGACTATCCCAAGCTCGACTTCAGCACACCTAAGGCTACGGAATTGCTAACATTTAAAGAAATACGAACATCATGCCTTCCTGCCCAACTCGCCAATTACGGATTTTCCACCCACTTTCTGCAAGCGGCAGAACTCGCATTCATGTCAAAAGACAAGGTCATGCCCCACATAGGATTTGAGACGACACGTGGACGAGAGAGCATCACTCCCTTACCTGGAGAGGGTGATGAAATTACTTGGGGATGGGATGACAAGGCCTTTTTCTCCGGCTCCATCCAAGCTATCCAGCAATTGCAAGAGCAAGAGAGACCATGGTTTCTGACACTCCTGACCGTAGGTACCCACCAGCCTTATGGCGCGCCTCAATCATACCTTGAGCGCTATCCGTCACCAATACTAGCTGCCATAGCCTTTCTGGATGAGTCAGCAAGCCACTTCCTGACTCAATTGAAAGAGATGGGAGTTTTTGAAAACACACTTGTTATTATCACCTCGGACGAGGCCCGAGGGAATGAACTACGAATGGGGAGTGCTTGGGGAATAAGCATGATTATTGCCCCGGAGCACGAAGAGTTACCCGCGTTCAAGGAGGGAGTATACGGTCACATCGATCTTGCCGCGTCAGTGTTGGACTACTTTAGTTTGCCCATGACTCCGGGCATCTCTGGCAGAAGTATGTTCCGTAATTACGACCAAGGCCGAGAGATCCTCTCTTACACCAACGGATTCAACCGTCACCTAAACAGCGCTGGGAACCTTGAAGAGTGTAATTTTCAGAGAGTCTGCCGAGAATATGACCAGGGATACCGGTTTAACATCCCGCAAGCCCCAGAGTTACGACGTTTCTCTGATACTAAAGCAAAAAAGCAATTCGCCTTGGTCGAGGCATTAAATCGCTCGGTCTTGCAGCCTGATGATGAACAAAACTTCCTGTTTGCCAATGGCGACATCCGCCAACTCAAACCGACAGTGATGAATGACTGGACAGATAATCTCATCGGTGCCCAATACCTCGATTTTGGCAAAGGGACGCGAACCTCCGTCAGCCTGCGCATCACTGCCGTGCAGACTGATAACCAAGGGGCTGCGCTCAAGCTCTCCTTAAAGGAATTCGACAAAGACAGCTCTGCACAGCCACCCGAGCTACCTCTACTTCACACCGGCGAAGAGATGTCGATCAACTTTGATATTGACAACCCGACAGGACGAAGAGGGTTTTCATTTCACTTACTGGGAGAAGGGTATGGTGAGATTCAAATCGATGAATTTCGCGTCAACACCAGACCAATCACTGCTCCGCCGGCTGCGACCAACGCCCCCGACGCCACCAGTTCCCACGCCAAGAAAAGAACCTGA
- the pyk gene encoding pyruvate kinase: MRKTKIICTIGPKTAPYAMLQQLAEKGMNVARLNMSHGSLEWHWDAIRNIKRINKKIGTTIAIMLDTKGPEVRTGDVKQDLPLQKGEILILTVRRQAELEPYCVEVSYDGFVNDVEVGDIVLVDGGMISLLVRAIHDSDVVCESLDDGILSSRRHINIRGKSADLPSITDKDWQDINFGIDNNVDFIALSFVRGASSISELQSYLAERKAPIDLIAKIESAESIPHLDEIIAVADGIMIARGDLGAELPYEEVPLLQDEIIKKCRLVGKPVIVATHMLESMIVNPTPTRAEVTDITYAVQQGADAIMLSGETATGKYPFKAFEVMDAVARRIERQMELSKVVEVLASINPKDEIARSAAILSNNLQAAGTLVITRRGLMAVLLSKCRPIAPILAITNTSHVRRRLGIHWGIHAFRIKFSNDPEVTIQRAIEHLRRKMTLLPGDRVIVLSDILAGGKFVETVQIRVIEGASA; this comes from the coding sequence ATGCGTAAAACAAAAATAATTTGTACTATTGGCCCAAAGACAGCGCCCTATGCCATGCTGCAACAGCTTGCCGAAAAAGGGATGAATGTCGCACGCTTGAATATGTCTCATGGCTCTCTGGAGTGGCATTGGGACGCTATTCGAAATATTAAAAGGATCAACAAGAAGATTGGTACGACTATCGCTATTATGCTGGACACCAAGGGCCCAGAGGTGCGGACCGGTGATGTTAAGCAGGACTTACCTCTTCAGAAGGGAGAGATCCTTATCCTGACAGTTCGACGTCAGGCAGAGCTTGAGCCATATTGCGTCGAGGTCAGCTATGACGGGTTTGTCAATGATGTTGAGGTGGGTGATATTGTCCTTGTCGATGGCGGGATGATCAGTCTGTTGGTGAGGGCCATTCACGATTCCGATGTGGTTTGTGAGTCATTGGATGATGGGATTCTCAGTTCAAGGAGGCATATCAATATCCGCGGCAAGAGCGCTGACCTGCCTTCAATTACCGACAAGGATTGGCAAGATATTAATTTTGGCATTGATAACAATGTTGATTTTATTGCTCTTTCCTTTGTGCGTGGCGCTTCGTCAATAAGCGAATTGCAGAGCTATCTGGCGGAGAGGAAGGCCCCGATTGATCTTATTGCTAAGATTGAAAGCGCCGAGTCCATTCCCCATCTGGATGAAATTATTGCGGTGGCAGACGGGATTATGATTGCCCGTGGTGATTTAGGCGCTGAGTTGCCCTATGAAGAAGTGCCGTTGTTGCAGGACGAGATAATCAAAAAATGCAGGTTGGTTGGAAAACCAGTTATTGTTGCCACCCATATGTTGGAGTCCATGATCGTTAATCCAACGCCCACCAGGGCTGAGGTTACTGATATTACCTATGCTGTACAACAGGGGGCCGACGCCATCATGCTCTCCGGTGAGACCGCTACTGGCAAGTATCCGTTCAAGGCGTTTGAAGTCATGGATGCCGTAGCGCGGAGAATTGAGCGGCAGATGGAGTTATCGAAAGTTGTTGAGGTGCTTGCTTCCATAAATCCTAAGGATGAGATAGCACGGAGCGCGGCAATTTTGAGTAATAACTTGCAGGCGGCTGGAACTCTGGTGATTACCAGGCGGGGACTGATGGCTGTATTGTTGTCCAAATGTCGACCTATCGCTCCAATCCTTGCCATTACCAATACGTCTCATGTGCGCCGCAGGTTAGGTATTCATTGGGGAATTCATGCCTTTCGCATTAAATTTTCAAATGATCCTGAGGTGACTATTCAGCGTGCGATAGAGCACCTGCGGCGGAAGATGACCTTGTTGCCTGGAGATCGGGTTATTGTCCTTTCCGATATTCTGGCTGGGGGGAAATTTGTCGAGACCGTTCAGATCCGAGTCATTGAAGGGGCGTCTGCGTAA